One segment of Solanum lycopersicum chromosome 1, SLM_r2.1 DNA contains the following:
- the SAP1 gene encoding stress-associated protein 1 produces MAQRTEKEETEFKAVPETITLCINNCGVTGNPATNNMCQKCFNATTAATSTSSSSPTGTSVTIPHNFAEKLVRSEKSARFSSLRSSPDRKSDLDRMSQDLKKVGDTMMVKEEDQLKASLPPAKREVNRCSGCRRKVGLTGFRCRCGELFCGEHRYSDRHDCSYDYKTAGREAIARENPVVKAAKIIKV; encoded by the coding sequence atggcTCAGAGAACGGAGAAAGAAGAGACGGAGTTCAAGGCCGTACCTGAAACGATAACGCTTTGCATCAACAATTGTGGAGTTACAGGAAATCCAGCCACAAACAATATGTGTCAAAAGTGCTTCAACGCCACCACCGCGGCTACCTCAACTTCATCCAGCTCGCCGACGGGGACGTCGGTGACGATTCCTCACAATTTCGCTGAAAAATTGGTCAGATCTGAAAAATCGGCGAGATTCAGCTCGTTGAGGTCGTCGCCGGACAGGAAGTCTGATCTGGACAGGATGAGTCAAGATCTGAAGAAAGTTGGAGATACGATGATGGTAAAGGAGGAGGATCAACTGAAGGCAAGCTTACCGCCGGCTAAGAGAGAGGTGAATCGTTGCTCCGGTTGTCGAAGGAAGGTAGGATTGACCGGATTCCGATGCCGGTGCGGCGAGTTGTTTTGCGGTGAACATCGATACTCCGATCGTCATGATTGTAGCTACGACTACAAAACCGCCGGCCGAGAAGCGATCGCGAGGGAGAATCCAGTCGTGAAAGCAGCAAAAATCATTAAAGTTTGA